The following are from one region of the Corylus avellana chromosome ca1, CavTom2PMs-1.0 genome:
- the LOC132165783 gene encoding uncharacterized protein LOC132165783, giving the protein MTSRANVNGEHRVRHQHYYPATPSSSSSSKASFKGCCCCLFLLFSFLALLILAVVLVIILAVKPKKPSFDLQQVGVQYMGITPNPSTPATNPGTTPTSSASLSLNIRMLFTAVNPNRVGIKYGESRFTVMYRGIPLGKASVPGFYQEAHSVRQVEATVAVDRVNLLQADAADLVRDASLNDRVELRVLGDVSAKIRVLNFDSPGVQVSVDCAIVISPRKQSLTYKQCGFDGLSV; this is encoded by the exons ATGACATCAAGGGCTAACGTGAACGGGGAGCACAGAGTGCGGCACCAACATTACTACCCAGCGACGCCGTCGTCGTCCTCCTCTTCCAAGGCCTCCTTCAAGGGCTGCTGCTGCTGCCTTTTCCTCCTCTTCTCCTTCTTAGCTCTCCTAATCCTGGCCGTCGTTTTGGTCATCATCCTGGCCGTCAAACCCAAGAAACCCTCATTCGATCTACAGCAAGTGGGCGTTCAGTACATGGGCATCACACCCAATCCATCCACCCCCGCCACCAATCCGGGTACCACCCCGACATCCTCCGCCTCCCTATCGCTCAACATCCGGATGCTTTTCACGGCGGTGAACCCCAACAGGGTTGGGATCAAGTACGGCGAGTCCAGGTTCACGGTCATGTACCGTGGAATCCCCTTGGGAAAAGCCTCCGTCCCCGGCTTCTACCAGGAGGCCCACAGCGTCAGACAGGTGGAGGCCACCGTCGCGGTCGATCGCGTCAATCTGCTCCAAGCCGACGCCGCCGATTTAGTCCGGGACGCTTCTCTCAACGACCGCGTGGAGCTCAGGGTCCTCGGTGACGTCTCCGCTAAGATCCGTGTCTTAAACTTCGATTCCCCTGGCGTTCAG GTGTCAGTTGACTGTGCAATAGTGATAAGTCCGAGGAAGCAGTCTCTCACTTACAAGCAATGCGGATTCGATGGATTGAGCGTCTGA